In Gossypium arboreum isolate Shixiya-1 chromosome 5, ASM2569848v2, whole genome shotgun sequence, a single genomic region encodes these proteins:
- the LOC128293075 gene encoding cytochrome P450 CYP82D47-like, giving the protein MGAFFPNPVIGVAGIFALLLFSYLLFTTVITRKSSSKKKKPPEIGGARPFLGHLHLLGGPKPAHITMGNFADAYGPIFTFRLGMHPTLVVSNWEMAKECFTTNDKAFASRPRTLAAELLGYNFAMFGFSSYGPYWRHVRKIATLEVLSNYRLEKLRHVRESEIRASIKRLYELVTNNCSEPVVVEMKRWFWTLNINTVFKIVIGKRYSEIETSHEEEENEQRRKALRDFFHLTGTFTVADSLPFLRWLDLGGHEKAMKKTAKKLDQILKECLDEHKRKRNSGKSYDELDNFMYMMLSLLEDAGDHPSYDADTINKATCLAIIVGGTDTTTVTISWALSLLLNHRDVLKKAQNELDTFVGKDRLVEESDIKNLVYLQAIINETTRLYPAAPLSVPHESVEDCITGGYFIPAGTRLLVNISKLQRDPKVWSDPDEFRPERFLTTQKHMDVRGQNFEFIPFGSGRRVCPGISFALQVLQLNLATLLQSFEITTLFDEPVDMREGAGLTNLKATPLNVVFTPRLPPHLYE; this is encoded by the exons CCACCTCCACCTGTTAGGAGGGCCAAAACCAGCCCACATCACCATGGGTAACTTTGCCGACGCATACGGGCCGATCTTCACCTTCAGGCTAGGCATGCACCCAACACTAGTAGTAAGCAATTGGGAAATGGCTAAAGAGTGTTTCACCACCAACGATAAAGCCTTCGCCAGTCGTCCCAGAACTCTAGCGGCGGAGCTTTTGGGATACAACTTCGCCATGTTTGGGTTCAGCTCTTACGGCCCTTACTGGCGTCACGTTCGCAAGATAGCGACGCTCGAGGTACTGTCCAACTACCGATTGGAGAAGCTGAGACATGTACGAGAATCGGAAATCAGAGCATCAATCAAACGGCTTTATGAGTTAGTCACCAATAATTGTTCGGAACCAGTGGTTGTGGAGATGAAGAGATGGTTTTGGACTTTGAACATAAACACAGTTTTCAAGATTGTTATCGGGAAGAGATACTCCGAGATTGAAACTTCACACGAGGAAGAAGAAAACGAGCAACGGCGGAAAGCGTTGAGAGATTTCTTCCATTTGACAGGGACGTTCACGGTGGCGGACTCGCTGCCGTTCTTGCGGTGGTTGGATTTGGGTGGGCATGAGAAGGCGATGAAGAAGACGGCAAAGAAACTGGACCAAATTCTTAAGGAATGCTTGGATGAACATAAACGGAAGAGAAATTCAGGCAAATCGTACGACGAACTTGATAATTTCATGTACATGATGTTGTCGCTTCTTGAAGATGCTGGAGACCACCCTTCTTATGATGCTGACACAATCAACAAAGCTACCTGCCTG GCGATAATTGTAGGTGGAACCGACACAACAACAGTGACGATATCATGGGCTCTATCGTTACTATTAAACCACCGCGATGTGTTGAAGAAAGCCCAAAATGAATTAGACACTTTTGTCGGTAAAGACAGGCTAGTGGAAGAATCCGATATCAAGAACTTGGTCTATCTCCAAGCCATAATCAATGAAACAACCCGATTATACCCCGCCGCCCCACTGTCTGTACCGCATGAATCCGTCGAAGACTGCATCACCGGCGGATACTTCATACCGGCAGGCACACGCCTTCTTGTAAACATTTCCAAGCTTCAGCGAGATCCCAAAGTGTGGTCCGATCCCGACGAGTTTCGACCCGAAAGGTTCCTTACAACGCAAAAGCACATGGATGTGAGGGGACAAAACTTCGAATTCATACCATTCGGCAGCGGTCGAAGAGTTTGCCCCGGAATCTCATTTGCTCTTCAAGTTTTACAACTCAACCTTGCGACTCTGCTGCAATCGTTCGAGATTACGACACTGTTCGATGAGCCAGTCGACATGCGTGAGGGTGCCGGTTTGACTAATCTCAAAGCCACGCCACTTAATGTTGTTTTCACACCTCGTCTTCCTCCTCATCTGTATGAATAA